aagcattgtaaagcacagagaggtctggtaaagcatagggaagcattgtaaagcacagagaggtctggtaaagcatagggaagcattgtaaagcacagagaggtctggtaaagcatagggaagcattgtgaagcacagagaggcctggtaaagcatagggaagcatggtgaagcacagagaggtctggtaaagcatagggaagcattgtaaagcacagagtggtatggtaaagcataggcaagcattgtaaagcacagagagaggtatggtaaagcatagggaagcattgtaaagcacagagaggtacggtaaagcatagggacgcattgtaaagcacagagaggtctggtaaagcatagggaagcattgtaaagcacagagacgtctggtaaagcatagggaagcattgtaaagcacagagaggtctggtaaagcatagggaagcattgtaaagcacagagacgtctggtaaagcatagggaagcattgtaaagcacagagaggtacggtgaagcatagggaagcattgtaaagcagagagaggtgtggtaaagcatagggaagcattgtaaagcagagagaggtctggtaaagcatagggaagcattgtaaagcacagagaggtgtggtaaagcacattaaaaaacaaccaatggtaaactaacccttacaAAAGCAATGCTGTGTTCagtattgattattgattattgattccCTCACCCTGACCAGCCTGGCTCTCTTCACCAGGTCGTGGAGTTTGCGCAGGGCTGCGTTCagtattgattattgattattgattctCTCACCCTGACCAGCCTGGCTCTCTTCACCAGGTCGTGGAGTTTGCGCAGGGCTGCGTTCagtattgattattgattattgattattgattctCTCACCCTGACCAGCCTGGCTCTCTTCACCAGGTCGTGGAGTTTGCGCAGGGCTGCGTTCagtattgattattgattattgattctCTCACCCTGACCAGCCTGGCTCTCTTCACCAGGTCGTGGAGTTTGCGCAGGGCTGCGTTCagtattgattattgattattgattattgattctCTCACCCTGACCAGCCTGGCTCTCTTCACCAGGTCGTGGAGTTTGCGCAGGGCTGCGTTCagtattgattattgattattgattctCTCACCCTGACCAGCCTGGCTCTCTTCACCAGGTCGTGGAGTTTGCGCAGGGCTGCGTTCagtattgattattgattattgattattgattctCTCACCCTGACCAGCCTGGCTCTCTTCACCAGGTCGTGGAGTTTGCGCAGGGCTGCGTTCAGTATTGATTATTGGTTATTGATTCTCTCACCCTGACCAGCCTGGCTCTCTTCACCAGGTCGTTGAGTTTGCGCAGGGCTGCGTTCAGTATTGATTATTGATTCTCTCACCCTGACCAGCCTGGCTCTCTTCACCAGGTCGTTGAGTTTGCGCAGGGCTGCGTTCagtattgattattgattattgGTTATTGATTCTCTCACCCTGACCAGCCTGGCTCTCTTCACCAGGTCGTTGAGTTTGCGCAGGGCTGCGTTCagtattgattattgattattgGTTATTGATTCTCTCACCCTGACCAGCCTGGCTCTCTTCACCAGGTCGTTGAGTTTGCGCAGGGCTGCATTCCTCGGCAGGTTCTGGATGTCCGTGAAGAGGTCTTGCTCTTCCAGCTCAAACAGCTTCCGGTTGTCCGGAACCAGAAGGGGCTCGGACCAGAAGGAGCCGATGAAGACCCGGACCACCTCGGGGGTGTCGAACACCTTCCCCAGCGACCACATGAGGGCGCCGTACACGCGCATGAGCTGCTGGGTCTCCACCATGTCGGCCTTGTTCAGCACCACGCGCAGCTTGTCCTCGTTCCCGCGCAGCGCCCCGATCGCCTCTGAAAACTCGTCCGAGATCTCCAGCTTGTGAGCGTCGAACAGCAGCACGATGAGGTCCACCCGCTCGGCAAACCAGCGCAGCACAGAGGGGAAGTCATagcctgagagagaggagagagagagggggttagagaggagagaggagaggagggagggagagaagggcagagagggagggaaggagagagggataTAGGGAGAGGGAGGAaaggagagaatgagagagagagagatttgctGCCACAGCGTCACTGCTCAGGAATGCAGATTTATTGGAAgcgtctgcctgcctgcctgccttgaaCTGCACAGAACTGATCAGCAGAGATTCCACAGCATGTCTGTACCAGAGAGATCAGACACCCGAAACACAGGAGcgagggaaacacacacacacgaaacacAGGAgtgagggacacacacacacacacacacacacacacacccgaaaCACAGGAgcgagggacacacacacacacacacacacacacacacccgaaaCACAGGAgcgagggacacacacacacacacacacacacacacacacccgaaaCACAGGAgcgagggacacacacacacacgaaacacAGGAgtgagggacacacacacacacacacacacacacagagatcagaCACCCGAAACACAGGAGcgagggaaacacacacacacacacacacacacacccgaaaCACAGGAgcgagggacacacacacacacacacacacacacagagatcagaCACCCGAAACACAGGAGcgagggaaacacacacacacgaaacacAGGAgtgagggacacacacacacacacacacacacacacagatcagacaCCCGAAACACAGGAGcgagggaaacacacacacacgaaacacAGGAgcgagggacacacacacacacacacacacccgaaaCACAGGAgcgagggacacacacacacacgaaacacAGGAgtgagggacacacacacacacacacacacacacagagatcagaCACCCGAAACACAGGAGcgagggaaacacacacacacgaaacacAGGAgtgagggacacacacacacacacacacacacacacacacacacacccgaaaCACAGGAGcgagggaaacacacacacacacacacacacactgagaccagaCACCAAAACACAGGAgcgagggacacacacacacacacacccgaaaCACAGGAgcgagggacacacacacacacacacacacacacacacacccgaaaCACAGGAGcgagggaaacacacacacacacacacacacacacacacccgaaaCACAGGAGcgagggaaacacacacacacgaaacacAGGAgtgagggacacacacacacacacacacacacccgaaaCACAGGAgcgagggacacacacacacacacacacacacacacacacacacacacccgaaaCACAGGAGcgagggaaacacacacacacacacacacacacacacacacacccgaaaCACAGGAGcgagggaaacacacacacacacacacacacacacacacgaaacacAGGAGcgagggaaacacacacacacacacacacacagagaccagaCACCAGAAACACAGGAGAAAAGACGGGGAGAGAGAtagcgagacacacacacttgcaGACAAATTCctcagccccccctccccctccttttTCTCCAGATTCTTACCTGCATGTCTGCGAGACAGGGGTCAGTGTGAAATCTATTGCACTAAAAATGCAAACTCTAATATTGCACTAATAAGACTCTAATACGGCACTAATAAAACTCATTATACTAATTATATTCTCGTGGTGTGTGGGGCCTGATagtcatgaaataaaaaaattaatctaaCCAAAAacacgagagaggagagagtgcattcctgagggagggagggaacgagagagagagagagagagagagagggagggagagagagagagagagggagggagaaggagggatagtctccccactctctgtgcctccaccccttctctctctctcctctgttcttTCTTCTTGGCGTTCAGCTGTGAGCTAAAAATACCCTCCCTCGAGTGAAGACTGTTCGTTTTTAGTTTAAAGAACTTACACAGAGGTGCGGAAGCAtaacccctcctctctctctctcttccatctccctctCTGTATGTATAGCAGTGTATAGCagtcccagtgtgtgtgtgtgtcagtgtgtgtgtgtcgggggggggggtctcagtgtgtgtgtgtgtagggggggatgtctcagtgtgtgtgtgtgtgggggtggtgtgtgtctcagtgtgtgtgtgtcagtgtgtgtgtgtcaggggggggtctgtgtgtgtgtgtgtcttagtgtgtgtgtgggtgtatgtgtgtgtcgggggggtctcagtgtgtgtgtgtgtcttagtgtgtgtgtgtgtgggtgtgtggggggggtctcagtgtgtgtgtgtgtgtgtagggggggatgtctcagtgtgtgtgtggggggggggtgtttcagtgtgtgtgtgtgtgtcagggggggtctgtgtgtgtgtgtgtgtgtgtcttagtgtgtgtgtgggtgtgtgtgtgtgtgtctcagtgtgtgtgtgggtgtgtgtctcagtgtgtgtgtgtgtcgggggaggtctcagtgtgtgtgtgtgtgtcttagtgtgtgtgtgtgggtgtgtgggggggggtctcagtgtgtgtgtgtgtggggggggtttcagtgtgtgtgtgtgtgtagggtgggatgtctcagtgtgtgtgtggggggggtgtgtttcagtgtgtgtgtgtgtgtgggggggtctcagtgtgtgtgtgtgtgtgtgtgtgtgtgtctcagtgtgtgtgtgtgtgtgggggatgtctcagtcagtgtgtgtgtgtgtgtgtgtgtctcagtgtgtgtgtgtgtgtgggggatgtctcagtcagtgtgtgtgtgtgtgtgtgtgtctcagtgtgtgtgtgtgtgtgagtgtctcagtctgtgtgtgggggtgtgtgtgtgtctcagtgtgtgtgtgtgtgtggaggggggtctcagtgtgtgtggggggggtgtgtgtgggggtgtgtgtgtgggtgtcgggggggtgtctcagtgtgtgtgtgtgtgggggggggggtgtagggggggtgtctcagtgtgtgtgtgtctctgtgaccTCTCACCTCTGCTCACTTTCTGCTTGGCTCCAGACAGGATTCCTGGCGTGTCGATCACACTGATGCTCTCCAGCACCTGGTTAGGCAGCTGAGCGCACTGGAACCTGAGGACAAGGCACACCAACCGGACCATCAACTGAGAGCGCAGAACTGACAGCAATTCAGCAACACacttcactgaggggagttctgaaccccaggactgggtgcagcagcagcagcagcagcagggctagtgtgagtttctaaccctgctcaaactcctggctcctgatcatttcaatattaataataatagacttcattgaggggagttctgaaccccaggactgggtgcagcagcagcagcagcagcagggctagtgtgagtttctaaccctgctcaaactcctggctcctgatcatttcaatattaataataacagacttcactgaggggagctctgaaccctgTTGTGTCGGACGGTATtttgtagtgttttttatttcctgcaggaAGACGGATCTATTCAGCGAATACTGAAACAATTAACAGAAGTACTCTCCGGCCCTGCTGAAACACTTCCCTTCCTGACTCCCTGAGGTTTAATAGCTTTTACATTTCAATCAGaaacccccccctctccctccctctctcccagtccctcctcagctccactagagccacactgcttccctccctccctcccagtccctcctcagctccactagagccacactgcttccctcccagtccctcctcagctccactagagccacactgcttccctcccagtccctcctcagctccactagagccacactgcttccctcccagtccctcctcagctccactagagccacactgcttccctccctccctcccagtccctcctcagctccactagagccacactgcttccctcccagtccctcctcagctccactagagccacactgcttccctcccagtccctcctcagctccactagagccacactgcttccctcccagtccctcctcagctccactagagccacactgcttccctctctcccagtccctcctcagctccactaaagccacactgcttccctctctctctgaTTCAGAGTTCATGTTAATTTTTCACTTAAGCTAAACATTCCTttctccctccctgctctctctcgctctctctctctctcatcgttcagtgtttttaaaataagcacAACTGAACGAAAAATGAATGGTCAGTATTCTTAATATAAGCTGCCTTTTTAATTGTTAAGAAATGTTAATTAACATAATTTCAATCAAGAATTAGAATCTTGGAAGtcaattttgtgtttgtttgtttttgtattttatttatttgtaattaaaaatattaatCACTCattacctttatttaaccaggtaagtCAGGGATGaaaatcagactcctgttgcacagcagtttgatccatttctgtgagtttattaagacacacctgagcttgttacctgccagtcaagctggtagtaaaacctggactgggtgacactgctgtgcaacaggagtcttatttccagccctgtgaAAGGGTTAAGGCCCAATCTGCTCTTTCACAAGGAAGGATCAACCTGCAGCAAATACAGACCAGCCACTAATTAACATCCTCTGTGAAACAATGaacacagagcacagtgatagcATCAGCACTCAGCGATGACGTCAACCCCGCTCACAGCCCCTGTGTGGAGTTTCCTCTATCAGTgatttttcactgtgctttaccagacctctctgtgctttacaatgcttgcctatgctttaccagacctctctgtgctttacaatgcttccctatgctttaccagacctctctgtgctttacaatgcttccctatgctttaccagacctctctgtgctttacaatgcttccctatgctttaccagacctctctgtgctttacaatgcttccctatgctttaccagacctctctgtgctttacaatgcttccctatgctttaccagacctctctgtgctttgcaatgcttccctatgctttaccacacctctctgtgctttacaatgcttccctatgctttaccatacctccctgtgctttacagtgcttccctatgctttaccatacctctctgtgctttacaatgcttccctatgctttaccagacctctctgtgctttacaatgcttccctatgctttaccatacctctctgtgctttacaatgcttgcctatgctttaccagacctctctgtgctttacaatgcttgcctatgctttaccagacctctctgtgctttacaatgcttccctatgctttaccagacctctctgtgctttacaatgcttccctatgctttaccacacctctctgtgctttacaatgcttccctatgctttaccacacctctctgtgctttacaatgcttccctatgctttaccacacctctctgtgctttacaatgcttccctatgctttaccagacctctctgtgctttacaatgcttccctatgctttaccagacctctctgtgctttacaatgcttccctatgctttaccatacctctctgtgctttacaatgcttccctatgctttaccagacctctctgtgctttacaatgcttccctatgcttcgcCTAAAGAACAGTGAAAAGCACAGaggggtgtggtaaagcattgtaaagctcagaggggcgtggtaaagcattgtaaagctcagaggggcgtggtaaagcattgtaaagctcagagggGCGCGGTAAAGCATTGTAACGCTCAGAGGggcgtggtaaagcattgtaacgCTCAGAGGGGCGCGGTAAAGCATTGTAGCGCTCAGAGGggcgtggtaaagcattgtaacgCTCAGAGGGGCGCGGTAAAGCATTGTAACGCTCAGAGGGGCgcggtaaagcattgtaaagctcagaggggtgtggtaaagcattgtaacgCTCAGAGGGGCGCGGTAAAGCATTGTAGCGCTCAGAGGggcgtggtaaagcattgtaacgCTCAGAGGGGCGCGGTAAAGCATTGTAGCGCTCAGAGGGGCGCGGTAAAGCATTGTAGCGCTCAGAGGGGCGCGGTAAAGCATTGTAACGCTCAGAGGGGCGCGGTAAAGCATTGTAACGCTCAGAGGGGCgcggtaaagcattgtaaagctcagaggggtgtggtaaagcattgtaaagctcagaggggcgtggtaaagcattgtaacgCTCAGAGGggcgtggtaaagcattgtaacgCTCAGAGGggcgtggtaaagcattgtaaagctcagagggGCGCGGTAAAGCATTGTAGCGCTCAGAGGggcgtggtaaagcattgtaaagcttagAGGGGCGCGGTAAAGCATTGTAACGCTCAGAGGGGCGCGGTAAAGCATTGTAGCGCTCAGAGGggcgtggtaaagcattgtaacgCTTAGAGGGGCGCGGTAAAGCATTGTAACGCTCAGAGGGGCGCGGTACTCACCGGTTGAGGAAGGTGTTTCCGAAGGGGTTGAGTTTGCGGAAGGGTTTGTTGGGGTCGACGATGAGAGCGTTCCCCGGGATGAGCCCCTCCACCTCCCCGTGCATGATGGCGGTGAAGGAGTCCGTGGTGGGCTCCGGCCCCACCCTGCTGCCCGGGTAGTCCTGCTCCAGCAGGTAGCGGATGAAGGTGGTCTTGCCGGTGGAGTACTGCCCCACCACCAGCACCATGGGCTTGTTGTGGAAGTCCGCCTCCTCCAGCGCGGCCGAGTGGAACTCGTGGAAGCGGTAGTGCTGCTCCAGGGGGAGGAGCTTCTTCTGGTAGAGAGACTGCAGCCCCTCCGTCACCGTGCGGATCACCTCCAGAGGCTTCCTGTCCCTCTCGCGCTGGCCCTTCCAACGAGACATCGCTGCTGGAGGGCTGtccgtcagtctgtctgtctgtgtcgcTGGACTgtcgctctctctgtctgtgtgtgtgtgtcgctgggCTGTcgctctgtatgtgtgtgtctgtctgtgtgtgtgtgtgtgtgtgtgtcgctggactgtctctctctctctctgtctgtgtgtcgctggacagtctctgtctgtgtgtttctggaCTGTCTCTCGATGTCTGTCTGTGAACGTGGAACGGTACtgttactgtctgtctgtgtttcactATACTGTCAGTAAGTGTATTGTCAGTTtgtcagcctgtctgtctgtctgtctctctgtctgcccaGACACTCCCACTGCCTcgccctgcctgcctgtctttgtCTTTTTCAAAGTTTATCAAACTtgctataaaatgaaaaaaaagggaaaaaggaAACCTTTGAAAAAAAAGGTGATTtactaaacaacaacaaaaaaaaaaaattcagaaaaaaactatgcatttggaaatgaaaaaatgtgtcaatttttaaataaataaataaacaaataaataaaaactgcaaaaGTTCGTAgtgaagtgaaaaaaacaaacttttttttaaaaactttgttttgCGCTAAAGTTAAGTATCAAGGACAACGATTGCAAACTGACaacataacaacaataataataataataataataataataataataataataataataattattattattattatttaatacagtcAGCATTAGAATAATATTCTCTACTCAATAAGATTTTTACACAAATCCCGTCTCGCTGGAAAGGTCTCTCTGGAGATATTAAGAAAAGTAAACGCGTCACCTTAGAGAAGCGGACCCCCTCGAATCGGATCTCAGGACTGGAGAGACACAAACACCcgcagaaaatagaaaaaaaacagcctaACAACTTCAGCAACAATATTCACAAGTTTTATCACGAAGCAGGATTTGCCCTTTGCTGTTCTGTTATCCGGTAAAGAGAATGATTCTGGTTTAAAACCACTGAAACCAGTAAGCACCGTGCACCAGCTCCCACTAAACTGTGGCGATCCAAGAATTCTTATCCCTGTAGCAGATAGAAAAAGTCCAGGGGCTGTGCTTGGAATGCGATtaacatatattatgataatgagggACTGGCCCCGCCCCCATTCTTCTCTATGCAGCTGTGTAAAGGAATCGGCTCGTTTTTCAGATCTACACTAGGTGGGCTGTGTTTTCTTCTTAGGGGTAGTTATACgccttttataaaaacaaattaaataataattggtgGTTAGTGCCCTCTGGTGTTCACAGAAAGAAGGACagtgtgaaaataaaaattaaaacgtGTTATGTTGTCAACGTGGGTTATAATGTAGAAAACGAGGGGTTtttttacactgaagacactgagaaagacttctagtggaaacgtttgccattgaatttacactgaagacgctgagaaagacttctagtggaaacgcttgccattgaatttacactgaagacactgagaaagacttctagtggaaacgtttgccattgaatttacactgaagacacagaaagatttctagaggaaacgtttgccattgaatttacactgaagacactgagaaagacttctagtggaaacgtttgccattgaatttacactgaagacgcagagaaagacttccagtggaaacgtttgccattgaatttacactgaagacactgagaaagacttctagtggaaacgtttgccattgaatttacactgaagacactgagaaagacttctagtggaagcgtttgccattgaatttacactgaagacactgagaaagacttctagtggaaacgtttgccattgaatttacactgaagacactgagaaagacttctagtggaagcgtttgccattgaatttacactgaagacactgagaaagacttctagtggaaacgtttgccattgaatttacactgaagacactgagaaagacttctagtggaagcgtttgccattgaatttacactgaagacgctgagagagacttctagtggaaacgtttgccattgaatttacactgaagacgctgagagacttctagtggaaatggaCCTTATTCCCCATGTTAAATAGAGATAGAGACAGAAAAAAAGGCGTGCCGACTCAAGATAcaagttcattttgaaactgtatttaaatgtcagaaaacaaacaaaatacattgcactttttaaaaaggagcaatttaatttacagttttactAAATGTAcatagttctttaaaaaaaaaaaagaagaaaaaagaaattgaattcaacattataacattatacacaataaatacagtacaaaaatggGCTCTGGAGGGTACtatatttcaaattttatttcCAGGATCcttaacatgggggggggggggggggggtgttaatcTGTATTTCTACCGATTTGAGACCATGTTGCAGTAAGGATATGACGTGGAGTTCTCTCTTAACAGAAAGCTCAGCGTATACAGATGAATCTCGATGCGTTCTTTCTGTGACATATCTAAGAAGTCTGTATCATTtgtagttaaagaactacagctcccatcatccctcaccATTGCAAGCAGGTGgggaggcatgctgggaactgtagttctaGCTAGGAGCATATTGTTTCACTGTGTATCGATGAATGCTTTCTTTACAGGATCAACTATAAActgtttatgtttattattattattattattattattattattattaaaacatgatttacagCGAGTCCTGAAGTCCGTCTGAGACGGTCTTTTTCATGGTGTGTGCTGGAAAGCACTCGAGGGAAGACATTCTTACACCATGAGAGAGGAAGGTGCATTATTAACTAATACTTCATAATCACCCcttctgagagaggagagagagagactggcacAGATACGGTGAAAAGGAAAGATACTGAGACTCAAGCACAGGGCACACAGAGTGACACCTCTGCATTAGCAGACTGGAGGactgagaaaataataataataataataataataataataataataataaatacaactggTTTTAACAAAACATGATTATAAGACTGATGTTGAGGATCACTGATCTTAAAAGGGTAcataagaacctttttatttgtttgtgttccCCTGTGTTGCtccaactgtttacataaggtgtgtgtattgttttaattatttatttatttatttttttaattttgaccacttaacttttaaattgcataccctgcctcaagatggcttcccatgtacccgcatggacctctcagaactacatttcccatcatcctcctgctcacatatgtaaccgagatggatttaccagtgagcaggaggatgatgggaaatgtagttctgagaggtccatgcgggtacacgggaagccatcttgaggcagggaatgcaatttaaaagttaaaagtggtcaaaatgtaaaaaaaaaaattaaaaaataaacaatacacacaccttaaacagttgtaaaaacacaaataaaataaaaaaatccttatgtgccctttaactGAGCAAACGGAAACAGCAGACAGAGTTCCGGTCGAAACCAGAATGCACTCCACACTGCGGGCaagcgtgtgcgtgtgtgtgtgtgtgtgtgtgtgtgtgtgtgtgtgtgtgtgtgtgtgtgtgcgcgtgtgcgcgtgtgtgtgtgtgtgtgtgcgcgtgtgtgtgtgtgtgtgtgtgtgtgtccgtctcAGTCCAGTTCTTCAGTTTTGAAGCAGAacgagaaataataataaaaacgaaaCACGACAAAAGGATCCTGGAATTCCTCAGTTCAGTGACGCTGTCGTCGTCAtagtaacaaacaaaaaaaaacggacAGTCATAATACTCAATTCTAGAGAGACAGTCCCCCAGCccgtcacacagacagacaga
This region of Acipenser ruthenus unplaced genomic scaffold, fAciRut3.2 maternal haplotype, whole genome shotgun sequence genomic DNA includes:
- the LOC131730045 gene encoding EH domain-containing protein 2-like, translated to MSRWKGQRERDRKPLEVIRTVTEGLQSLYQKKLLPLEQHYRFHEFHSAALEEADFHNKPMVLVVGQYSTGKTTFIRYLLEQDYPGSRVGPEPTTDSFTAIMHGEVEGLIPGNALIVDPNKPFRKLNPFGNTFLNRFQCAQLPNQVLESISVIDTPGILSGAKQKVSRGYDFPSVLRWFAERVDLIVLLFDAHKLEISDEFSEAIGALRGNEDKLRVVLNKADMVETQQLMRVYGALMWSLGKVFDTPEVVRVFIGSFWSEPLLVPDNRKLFELEEQDLFTDIQNLPRNAALRKLNDLVKRARLVRVHAHIISYLKKEMPSVFRKDNKKKDLINKLPVIFAKIQLEHHISPGDFPDCAKMQEQLAVHDFSKFHSLKPALLASLDELLSSDIAKLMPLLRQEELESGGPENGVQGGAFEGTRQGPFGEGSWGEEPEGEEGEEGEWVVTKDKPKYDEIFYTLSPSEGKLSGTKARGWMVTTRLPNSVLGRIWKLSDVDRDGMLDHEEFALASHLIEVKLEGHGLPPELPRHLVPPSKRRQGSDG